A genome region from Rhodopseudomonas boonkerdii includes the following:
- the smpB gene encoding SsrA-binding protein SmpB translates to MSEKNERPIKLIAENRKARFNYAVEDTVEAGIALTGTEVKSIRNGKSTIAESYADPKDGEIWLVNANIPEYLQANRFNHEPKRPRKLLLHRKQINKLMGAVERQGMTLIPLKMYFNERGRVKLQLALAKGKQLHDKRASEKERDWSREKGRLLRARG, encoded by the coding sequence ATGTCCGAGAAGAACGAACGCCCGATCAAGCTCATCGCGGAAAACCGCAAGGCCCGCTTCAACTACGCCGTGGAAGACACGGTGGAGGCGGGCATCGCGCTGACCGGCACCGAGGTGAAGTCGATCCGCAACGGTAAGAGCACCATTGCGGAATCCTATGCCGATCCGAAGGATGGCGAGATCTGGCTGGTCAACGCCAATATCCCGGAATATCTGCAGGCGAACCGCTTCAACCACGAGCCGAAGCGCCCGCGCAAGCTGCTGCTGCATCGCAAGCAGATCAACAAGCTGATGGGCGCGGTGGAACGCCAGGGCATGACCCTGATTCCGCTGAAGATGTATTTCAACGAGCGCGGCCGGGTGAAGCTGCAGCTCGCGCTCGCCAAGGGCAAGCAGCTCCACGACAAGCGCGCCAGCGAGAAGGAGCGCGACTGGAGCCGCGAAAAGGGCCGTTTGCTCAGGGCGAGAGGATAG
- a CDS encoding peroxiredoxin has product MTQPNLTDVDWSKIPAPEDDGAAAHLAGMTIPSVSLRATDDSVVDLSELKGRTVVFGYPRTGEPGKIGLTDDWDMIPGARGCTPQACSFRDLFSELRAAGAKHVFGLSTQSNAYQLEMAARLHLPFPVLSDEKLELTDALNLPTMDVADLTLIKRLALIVDDGTITHVFYPVFPPDRNAGDVLAWLKAHPV; this is encoded by the coding sequence ATGACCCAACCGAATCTCACCGACGTCGATTGGAGCAAGATCCCGGCGCCCGAGGATGATGGCGCCGCCGCCCATCTGGCCGGCATGACGATCCCTTCGGTCAGCCTGCGCGCCACCGACGACAGTGTCGTCGATCTCTCCGAGCTCAAGGGCCGCACCGTGGTGTTCGGCTATCCGCGCACCGGCGAGCCCGGCAAGATCGGCCTCACCGACGACTGGGACATGATCCCCGGCGCGCGCGGCTGTACGCCGCAGGCCTGTTCGTTCCGCGATCTGTTTTCCGAACTCCGCGCTGCCGGTGCGAAACATGTGTTCGGGCTATCGACCCAGAGCAATGCCTATCAGCTCGAGATGGCCGCGCGCCTGCACCTGCCGTTTCCGGTCTTGTCCGACGAGAAACTCGAACTCACCGATGCGCTGAACCTGCCGACCATGGATGTCGCCGACCTCACGCTGATCAAGCGCCTCGCGCTGATCGTCGACGACGGCACCATCACCCATGTGTTCTATCCGGTGTTTCCGCCGGACCGGAATGCGGGCGACGTGCTGGCCTGGCTGAAGGCCCATCCGGTTTAG
- a CDS encoding uracil-DNA glycosylase — translation MVATAIAAGTATDPGRDCALCPRLVDYRMALRAQEPDAFNAPVPSFGPADAQLLIVGLAPGAQGANRTGRPFTGDYAGDLLYDTLLHFGFAAGSYAARPDDGLVLTNSRISNAVRCVPPQNKPLPVEIATCRPFLIATMQTMPRLRAVVLLGRVAHDTMLKTLGLRAAAAPFAHGAVHDAGRFKLYDSYHCSRYNTNTGVLTPEMFRAVFAKVKADLTT, via the coding sequence GTGGTCGCGACAGCGATCGCCGCCGGCACGGCCACCGATCCCGGACGGGACTGCGCGCTCTGCCCCCGCCTGGTCGATTACCGCATGGCGCTGCGGGCGCAGGAGCCCGACGCCTTCAACGCGCCCGTTCCCTCGTTCGGCCCTGCCGACGCGCAGCTCCTGATCGTCGGTCTCGCGCCGGGCGCCCAGGGCGCCAACCGGACCGGGCGCCCGTTCACCGGCGATTATGCGGGCGACCTGCTCTATGACACGCTGCTCCATTTCGGGTTTGCGGCCGGCAGCTACGCGGCGCGGCCGGACGACGGCCTGGTGCTGACCAACAGCCGCATCAGCAATGCGGTGCGCTGCGTGCCGCCGCAGAACAAGCCGCTGCCCGTGGAGATCGCCACCTGCCGGCCGTTCCTGATCGCGACCATGCAAACGATGCCGCGCCTGCGCGCCGTCGTACTGCTCGGCCGCGTCGCCCATGACACGATGCTGAAGACGCTGGGCCTGCGCGCCGCGGCAGCACCGTTCGCGCATGGTGCCGTCCACGATGCCGGGCGGTTCAAGCTCTATGACAGCTATCACTGCTCCCGCTACAACACGAATACCGGCGTGCTGACGCCGGAGATGTTTCGCGCGGTGTTCGCAAAGGTGAAGGCGGATCTGACGACCTGA
- the mscL gene encoding large conductance mechanosensitive channel protein MscL — protein MLKEFRDFAMKGNVVDLAVGVIIGAAFGAIVSSMVADIIMPVVGAITGGLDFSNYFTGLSKSVTATNLADAKKQGAVLAWGNFLTLTLNFIIVAFVLFMVIRAMNTLKRKEEAKPAEPPKPSAEAALLTEIRDLLKAKA, from the coding sequence ATGCTGAAGGAATTTCGCGATTTTGCGATGAAGGGCAACGTGGTCGATCTCGCCGTCGGCGTGATCATCGGTGCGGCGTTCGGTGCCATCGTATCCTCGATGGTTGCCGACATCATCATGCCGGTCGTCGGCGCCATCACCGGCGGCCTCGATTTCTCGAACTACTTCACCGGCCTGTCGAAGTCGGTCACCGCGACCAACCTGGCCGATGCCAAGAAGCAGGGCGCCGTGCTCGCCTGGGGCAACTTCCTCACACTGACCCTGAACTTCATTATCGTCGCCTTCGTGCTGTTCATGGTGATCCGCGCCATGAATACGCTGAAGCGCAAGGAAGAAGCCAAACCGGCAGAACCGCCGAAGCCGAGCGCCGAAGCCGCGTTGCTCACCGAAATTCGCGACCTCCTCAAGGCGAAAGCCTGA
- a CDS encoding NYN domain-containing protein — MSQSSNKIALFIDGANLYATAKTLGFDIDYKRLLKEFQSRGTLVRAFYYTAIIEDQEYSSIRPLIDWLDYNGYTVVTKATKEFIDASGRRKVKGNMDIELAVDAMELAEHVDQIVLFSGDGDFRSLVEAVQRRGVRVTVVSTISSQPPMIADELRRQADVFTDLIELQSKIGRDPSERPAPREPRHQTPQFLQRSATVAPRGDDDFED; from the coding sequence ATGTCTCAATCTTCTAACAAGATCGCGCTCTTCATCGATGGCGCCAATCTCTATGCCACGGCGAAGACGCTCGGTTTCGACATCGATTACAAGCGCCTTCTCAAGGAATTTCAGAGCCGCGGCACCCTGGTCCGTGCGTTTTATTACACCGCGATCATCGAGGATCAGGAATATTCCTCGATTCGCCCGCTGATCGACTGGCTCGACTACAACGGCTACACCGTCGTCACCAAGGCCACCAAGGAATTCATCGATGCGTCGGGCCGGCGCAAGGTGAAAGGCAATATGGACATCGAGCTTGCCGTCGATGCCATGGAACTCGCGGAGCATGTGGATCAGATCGTGCTGTTCTCCGGCGACGGCGACTTCCGCTCGCTGGTGGAAGCGGTGCAGCGCCGCGGCGTGCGCGTGACGGTGGTCTCGACCATTTCGAGCCAACCGCCGATGATCGCCGACGAACTGCGCCGTCAGGCGGATGTCTTCACCGATCTGATCGAGTTGCAGAGCAAGATCGGCCGCGATCCGTCCGAACGCCCTGCGCCGCGCGAGCCGCGTCACCAGACGCCGCAATTCCTGCAGCGCTCGGCAACCGTTGCACCGCGAGGCGACGACGATTTCGAAGACTGA
- the rpoZ gene encoding DNA-directed RNA polymerase subunit omega, with translation MARVTVEDCIDKVDNRFDLVLLAAHRARMISSGSQLTIDRDNDKNPVVSLREIADQTISPEDLREELVHSLQKFVEVDEPEADTVPLIGSAGASVDADDTEVAVERMTEEELLKGLEGLAPPEEQPEEDE, from the coding sequence ATGGCGCGCGTCACCGTAGAAGATTGCATCGACAAGGTCGATAATCGTTTCGATCTGGTCCTGTTGGCAGCCCATCGCGCTCGCATGATCTCATCGGGTTCACAACTCACGATTGATCGTGACAACGACAAGAACCCGGTTGTCTCGCTGCGTGAGATCGCCGACCAGACCATTTCGCCGGAAGATCTCCGCGAAGAGCTCGTGCATTCGCTGCAGAAGTTCGTCGAAGTGGACGAGCCGGAAGCCGATACGGTGCCGCTGATCGGTTCTGCCGGCGCCAGCGTCGATGCCGACGATACCGAGGTGGCCGTCGAGCGCATGACCGAGGAAGAGCTGCTCAAGGGCCTCGAAGGCCTTGCGCCGCCGGAAGAACAGCCGGAAGAGGACGAGTAA